A single window of Watersipora subatra chromosome 9, tzWatSuba1.1, whole genome shotgun sequence DNA harbors:
- the LOC137404925 gene encoding piggyBac transposable element-derived protein 3-like: MASGASSGYALNLDVYSGKDRDFEDLTTVKNSAAVVLKLVQSYWGRGYHVVTDRYYTSPYLLHWLRELQMSGTGTCMTNRKEYPKQLIATKAEARRLEQGDSKWLQCAKTGIVATRWNDKKPIYFLSNYVRAELSEPPTVIRRNKKGEKLTVKATPSIIVYNQMMGGVDLNNKMARLDRSRKSYKWYARIDRKCFHWSLYNAYVLYKHGQEKPMEFRDFVLQILTTWIGEKSFSRQSTRTNTPAATPNNPEIRLDMSKLHCPEWPTDGSKDHRCAVCQKKYLIESQQNLEKAYKDLQHKSVKSSIRCETCNVYLCIKRGSDCWKAYHARVQYWK, translated from the coding sequence ATGGCGAGTGGTGCTTCCAGCGGATATGCGCTAAACCTAGATGTCTATTCTGGGAAGGACAGAGACTTTGAGGACTTGACCACAGTGAAAAACTCTGCCGCAGTAGTACTGAAACTAGTTCAAAGTTACTGGGGTCGAGGCTACCATGTAGTTACTGATCGCTACTACACGTCACCTTATCTTCTCCACTGGCTACGTGAGCTTCAGATGTCTGGTACTGGTACATGTATGACCAACCGAAAGGAGTACCCGAAACAGCTAATAGCCACCAAAGCGGAAGCTCGGAGGTTGGAGCAAGGGGATTCTAAGTGGCTCCAGTGTGCAAAAACAGGAATTGTAGCAACCCGCTGGAATGACAAGAAACCGATCTACTTCCTGTCAAACTATGTCAGAGCTGAGCTGTCTGAGCCACCAACTGTAATCCGTAGAAATAAGAAAGGTGAGAAGCTGACAGTGAAGGCCACACCATCCATCATCGTATACAATCAGATGATGGGTGGTGTGGACCTCAATAATAAAATGGCAAGACTCGATCGCTCTCGAAAGTCATATAAGTGGTACGCGCGAATCGACCGCAAATGCTTTCACTGGTCCCTGTACAACGCCTATGTGCTCTATAAGCATGGCCAGGAAAAGCCGATGGAATTCAGAGACTTTGTCCTGCAGATACTGACGACATGGATAGGTGAAAAGTCATTCTCCCGACAGTCAACTAGGACAAACACACCAGCTGCCACTCCCAACAATCCGGAGATACGTCTAGACATGAGCAAACTACACTGTCCCGAGTGGCCTACTGATGGGTCAAAAGATCACCGCTGTGCAGTCTGCCAGAAAAAGTACCTGATAGAATCGCAGCAAAATCTAGAGAAGGCTTACAAAGACTTACAACACAAATCAGTCAAGAGTTCAATTCGGTGTGAAACCTGCAACGTGTACTTGTGCATCAAACGCGGTTCAGACTGCTGGAAAGCGTACCATGCCAGAGTTCAGTATTGGAAGTGA